The segment GGGGCGAGGGCCAAGGGCTATGTAACGACGTTACTTAACCGACGGCGTTTCGTCCCGGAAATCAACAGCCCCGGTATTTCCTCCCGGCAGTTCGCGGAACGCACGGCCATCAACACCCCCATCCAGGGAACGGCGGCGGATTTGATCAAGGTGGCCATGCTGAACATCCATAACCTGATCCGGAAGAGGAAAATGAAATCGGCCATGATCATGCAGGTCCATGACGAACTCGTCTTCGAGGTCCCGGCCCGGGAAAAGGAAGAGCTCATGGCTCTCGTGAAAACGGAAATGGAGGAGGTCATGAAACTGGACGTGCCCCTCAAGGTGGAAATCGCTTCGGGACGCAACTGGGATGAGGCGCACTGACGATACTTTCCATGAGCACAGGAACCCGCGCCGGACAGCTGAAAACCACCAAAAAACCCTTGACAAAAGGCATGTTCTCCGATAGAAACGCCCCATCCGACAGGTATAACGTGGGTCGGTAGCTCAGTCGGTAGAGCATCGGACTGAAAATCCGAGTGTCGGCAGTTCGATTCTGCCCTGACCCACCATTCATATTAAGGGGTTAGTTCAATGCGGGCTAACCCCTTTCTTTTTTTCTTTTGTCTGGTCATTTTTTACCGCTGTCTTACCGCTTTCAGATTGGTATACCCATTCCAAACATTCTTTGGGGTTATCAATCACAAGCTCACTAGAAGGAGCAACATTCTGAGCTTTTTGTCTTACCCCAAAAATCAAAAGAGAATTTTTCAGCTTGTCTTTTGCGGTCACGCGAGTATACTTATAAAAATTCCAGGCACTTAATTCTACGAGGAATATGATACGAAGGATGCGTAGTTGGTTAGGATAGAAAAAGCCCCTTTGGATCAGAAACGAGATGCATGTTGCTTTCGATGTAGAGACCACAGGCCTAAATTATTCAACCGGCCACAGGATCATTGAGATTGGCGCTGTCCTGATTTCAAATGGGTCCATCCTTGGTCAGTTTTCCAGCCTCATCAATCCGAACAAAAAAATTTCCCGGAACGCGCAAAAAATCCACAAAATCAAGGAAGAGATGTTGATGGATCAACCTCGTCCCGAAGAAGTTTATCCAAAGTTTGAGGACTTTATAAAATACAGCACTCTTGTGGCACATAATGCCCCCTTTGATATGGCATTTCTGCGTCAAGAGTTTCACCTATTACATCTTGATTTGAACCATCCATATGTCTGCACGCTTGATTTAAGCCGCAGACGTTTTCCCCATTTGGCCAATCACAAACTATCAACGGTTCACCGGCATCTTTTTGGAAACCAGCAAAATAATTTCCAGGCGCACCGTGCCCTGGATGATGCAAGAATGGTTGCCGCCATCTGGCTGGCAATGGAGGGATAGTAATGGATAAAGATACAACATACTACAAGTATTGGGGAAAAACGGAAAAGGATGGGAGCAGATACCACCTACTTCCCTATCACTGCCTGGATGTAGCGGCGGTTGGGTACACCCTCTTGAAGAATAATCCG is part of the Deltaproteobacteria bacterium genome and harbors:
- a CDS encoding 3'-5' exonuclease, with translation MRNEMHVAFDVETTGLNYSTGHRIIEIGAVLISNGSILGQFSSLINPNKKISRNAQKIHKIKEEMLMDQPRPEEVYPKFEDFIKYSTLVAHNAPFDMAFLRQEFHLLHLDLNHPYVCTLDLSRRRFPHLANHKLSTVHRHLFGNQQNNFQAHRALDDARMVAAIWLAMEG